A genome region from Geminicoccus roseus DSM 18922 includes the following:
- a CDS encoding nitrate reductase subunit alpha, which yields MSHFLDRLTFFNRTVGEFSDGHGITTREDRRWEDGYRKRWQHDKVVRSTHGVNCTGSCSWKVYVKGGIVTWETQQTDYPRTRPELPNHEPRGCARGASYSWYLYSGNRVKYPLVRSRLLRLWREARAMMTPVAAWASIVENPEKRRAYTSKRGHGGFVRGTWDEVNEIIAAANAYTARTHGPDRIFGFSPIPAMSMVSYAAGARYLSLLGGVCMSFYDWYCDLPPASPQTWGEQTDVPESADWYNAGFLILWGSNVPQTRTPDAHFYTEVRYRGAKSAVICPDYSEASKFADIWLSVKQGTDAALAMAMGHVILKEFHVDRQVPYFTDYVKRYTDMPMLVRLVKQDGRLVPERFVRASDLAGAVGEANNPEWKTLAYDQASGELVAPLGSVGFRWGEKGKWNLEARRSDGKEVDLSLSLYDSADAFEDVAFPYFGNIAHEHFAATEHASVLERRVPVKKLALGDGEALVATVYDLFLGNYGIERFGGANVATSFDDDVPYTPAWAEKITGVPRDKIIAVAREFALNAEKTNGRSMVIIGAAMNHWYHMDMNYRGVINMLVMCGCIGQSGGGWSHYVGQEKLRPQSGWAPLAFGLDWGRPPRQQNSTSAFYAHTDQWRYETMDVADILSPTAPPGPWDGAIIDYNIRAERMGWLPSAPQLQTNPLEVGRRVAASGTDAKDYVAKALKSGELKLSCEDPDNPANWPRNLFVWRSNLLGSSGKGHEYFLKHLLGTSNGVLGKDLGEQGRQKAKEVVWHDQAPEGKLDLLVTLDFRMSTTCVYSDIVLPTATWYEKDDLNTSDMHPFIHPLTAAVDPAWESRSDWEIYKGLAQAFSEVAPEVLGVEQDVVLTPIMHDTAGEIAQPFDVKDWKKGEIEPVPGKTMPQVTVVERDYPNLYKRFTALGPLMAKAGNGGKGMAWNTGHEVELLKALNGVVAEEGPTKGLPRIDSAIDACEVLLMLAPETNGEVAVKAWESLESFTGREHAHLALPKEEEKIRFRDVVAQPRKIISSPIWSGLESEKVCYNACYTNVHELIPWRTLTGRQQLYQDHLWMRAFGEGFCVYRPPVDLKTIRPVQGSVQGNGNPEIVLNFITPHQKWGIHSTYSDNLLMLTLNRGGPVVWVSENDAKQAGIADNDWIEVYNVNGAISARAVVSQRVKDGMCMMYHAQEKIINTPGSPITGQRGGIHNSVTRAVLKPTHMIGGYAQLSYGFNYYGTVGANRDEFVVIRKMDKVDWLEGPHEAAPAALQAAE from the coding sequence GACCGATTATCCGCGGACCCGGCCGGAGCTTCCCAACCACGAGCCGCGCGGCTGCGCGCGCGGGGCCAGCTACAGCTGGTACCTCTATTCCGGCAACCGGGTGAAGTACCCGCTGGTCCGCTCGCGCCTGCTCCGGCTGTGGCGCGAAGCGCGGGCGATGATGACCCCGGTGGCCGCCTGGGCCTCGATCGTCGAGAACCCGGAAAAGCGCCGGGCCTATACCAGCAAGCGCGGCCATGGCGGCTTCGTTCGCGGCACCTGGGACGAGGTCAACGAGATCATCGCGGCCGCCAACGCCTACACCGCCCGGACCCACGGCCCCGACCGGATCTTCGGCTTCTCGCCGATCCCCGCCATGTCGATGGTCTCCTATGCCGCCGGTGCCCGCTACCTGTCGCTGCTGGGCGGGGTCTGCATGTCGTTCTACGACTGGTACTGCGACCTGCCGCCGGCCTCGCCGCAGACCTGGGGCGAGCAGACCGACGTGCCGGAAAGCGCCGACTGGTACAATGCCGGCTTTTTGATCCTGTGGGGCTCCAACGTCCCGCAGACCCGCACGCCCGACGCGCATTTCTATACCGAGGTCCGCTACCGCGGCGCCAAGAGCGCCGTGATCTGCCCGGACTATTCGGAAGCCTCCAAGTTCGCCGACATCTGGCTGTCGGTGAAGCAGGGCACCGATGCGGCGCTGGCCATGGCCATGGGCCACGTGATCCTCAAGGAGTTCCACGTCGACCGGCAGGTGCCGTACTTCACCGACTACGTGAAGCGCTACACCGACATGCCGATGCTGGTGCGCCTGGTGAAGCAGGACGGCCGGCTGGTCCCGGAGCGCTTCGTGCGCGCCTCCGACCTGGCGGGTGCTGTGGGCGAGGCCAACAATCCCGAGTGGAAGACGCTCGCCTACGACCAGGCCAGCGGCGAGCTGGTGGCGCCGCTCGGCTCCGTGGGCTTCCGCTGGGGCGAGAAGGGCAAGTGGAACCTCGAGGCCAGGCGCTCCGACGGCAAGGAGGTCGACCTGAGCCTGTCGCTCTACGACAGCGCCGATGCCTTCGAGGACGTGGCCTTCCCCTATTTCGGCAACATCGCCCACGAGCACTTCGCCGCCACCGAGCATGCCAGCGTGCTGGAGCGCCGGGTCCCGGTGAAGAAGCTGGCGCTCGGCGACGGCGAGGCCCTGGTCGCGACCGTCTACGACCTGTTCCTCGGCAATTACGGCATCGAGCGGTTCGGCGGCGCCAACGTGGCGACCTCCTTCGACGACGATGTGCCCTACACGCCGGCCTGGGCGGAGAAGATCACCGGCGTGCCGCGGGACAAGATCATCGCGGTGGCGCGCGAGTTCGCGCTGAACGCCGAGAAGACCAATGGGCGGTCGATGGTGATCATCGGCGCCGCGATGAACCATTGGTACCACATGGACATGAACTACCGCGGCGTCATCAACATGCTGGTGATGTGCGGTTGCATCGGCCAGTCCGGCGGCGGCTGGTCGCACTATGTCGGCCAGGAAAAGCTCCGGCCGCAGTCCGGCTGGGCGCCGCTCGCCTTCGGGCTGGACTGGGGCCGGCCGCCGCGCCAGCAGAACTCGACCTCGGCCTTCTACGCGCACACCGACCAGTGGCGCTACGAGACGATGGACGTGGCGGACATCCTGTCGCCGACCGCACCCCCTGGGCCCTGGGACGGCGCGATCATCGACTACAACATCCGCGCCGAGCGCATGGGCTGGCTGCCCTCCGCCCCGCAGCTCCAGACCAACCCGCTGGAGGTGGGGCGAAGGGTGGCGGCATCCGGAACCGACGCGAAGGACTATGTCGCCAAGGCCCTGAAGTCGGGCGAGCTCAAGCTTTCCTGCGAGGACCCGGACAACCCGGCCAACTGGCCGCGCAACCTGTTCGTCTGGCGCTCGAACCTCCTGGGCTCCTCGGGCAAGGGCCACGAATACTTCCTCAAGCACCTGCTCGGCACCTCCAACGGCGTGCTGGGCAAGGACCTGGGCGAGCAGGGCCGGCAGAAGGCCAAGGAGGTCGTCTGGCACGACCAGGCGCCGGAAGGGAAGCTGGACCTGCTGGTCACGCTCGACTTCCGCATGTCGACCACCTGCGTCTACTCCGACATCGTCCTGCCCACCGCCACCTGGTACGAGAAGGACGACCTCAACACCTCCGACATGCATCCCTTCATCCACCCGCTCACCGCGGCGGTGGACCCGGCCTGGGAATCGCGCTCGGACTGGGAGATCTACAAGGGCCTGGCGCAGGCCTTCTCCGAGGTCGCCCCTGAGGTGCTGGGCGTCGAACAGGACGTGGTCCTGACGCCGATCATGCACGACACGGCGGGCGAGATCGCGCAGCCCTTCGACGTGAAGGACTGGAAGAAGGGCGAGATCGAGCCCGTCCCGGGCAAGACCATGCCGCAGGTGACGGTGGTCGAGCGCGACTACCCCAACCTCTACAAGCGCTTCACCGCGCTCGGCCCGCTGATGGCCAAGGCCGGCAATGGCGGCAAGGGCATGGCCTGGAACACCGGGCACGAGGTCGAACTGCTGAAGGCGCTGAACGGGGTGGTCGCGGAGGAAGGGCCGACCAAGGGGCTGCCGCGGATCGACAGCGCCATCGACGCCTGCGAGGTCCTGCTGATGCTGGCGCCGGAAACGAACGGCGAGGTGGCGGTGAAGGCCTGGGAGTCGCTGGAGAGCTTCACCGGCCGGGAGCACGCCCACCTGGCGCTGCCCAAGGAGGAGGAGAAGATCCGCTTCCGGGACGTCGTGGCCCAGCCGCGCAAGATCATCTCCTCGCCGATCTGGTCGGGCCTGGAATCGGAGAAGGTCTGCTACAACGCCTGCTACACCAATGTCCACGAGCTGATCCCGTGGCGCACGCTCACCGGCCGCCAGCAGCTCTACCAGGACCATCTGTGGATGCGGGCGTTCGGCGAGGGCTTCTGCGTGTACCGGCCGCCGGTCGACCTGAAGACGATCCGGCCCGTCCAGGGCAGCGTCCAGGGCAACGGCAACCCCGAGATCGTCCTGAACTTCATCACGCCGCACCAGAAGTGGGGCATCCACTCCACCTATTCCGACAATCTCCTGATGCTGACCCTCAACCGCGGCGGTCCCGTGGTGTGGGTCTCGGAGAACGACGCGAAGCAGGCGGGGATCGCCGACAACGACTGGATCGAGGTCTACAACGTCAACGGCGCGATCTCGGCCCGTGCCGTGGTCTCGCAGCGCGTCAAGGACGGCATGTGCATGATGTATCATGCGCAGGAAAAGATCATCAACACGCCGGGCTCGCCCATTACCGGCCAGCGCGGCGGCATCCACAACTCGGTCACCCGCGCCGTCTTGAAGCCGACCCACATGATCGGCGGCTACGCGCAGCTTTCCTATGGCTTCAACTACTATGGGACGGTCGGCGCCAACCGGGACGAGTTCGTCGTGATCCGCAAGATGGACAAGGTCGACTGGCTGGAGGGCCCCCATGAGGCCGCCCCCGCCGCTCTCCAGGCTGCCGAGTAA
- the narH gene encoding nitrate reductase subunit beta: MKIRAQIAMVLNLDKCIGCHTCSVTCKNVWTNREGLEYAWFNNVETKPGIGYPKDWENQSKWKGGWTRKADGRIEPRIGSKWRVLANIFANPDLPEIDDYYEPFDFDYEHLQKAPEVQAFPTARPRSKITGERMEKIEWGPNWEEILSGEFAKRSKDQNFEGVEKEIYGQFENTFMMYLPRLCEHCLNPTCVAACPSGAIYKREEDGVVLIDQDKCRGWRMCVSGCPYKKIYYNWSSGKSEKCTLCYPRLEAGMPTVCSETCVGRIRYLGVVLYDADRIEAAAATPDERDLYEAQLQVFLDPSDPQVIAQARAEGIPEAWLEAARRSPVYKMAMEWKIAFPLHPEYRTLPMVWYVPPLSPIQSAAEAGRIGVDGEMPDVRSLRIPVKYLANLLTAGVEEPVVTGLERMLAMRTYMRAKTIDGLIDEGAASRVGLTGAQIEEMYRYMAIANYEDRFVIPTSHRELSIEDAYDLRGSCGFSFGNGCAGGDSETNLFGAPRGKKAKTPMEVA, translated from the coding sequence ATGAAGATCCGCGCCCAGATCGCGATGGTGCTGAACCTCGACAAGTGCATCGGCTGCCATACCTGCTCGGTGACCTGCAAGAACGTCTGGACGAACCGCGAAGGGCTTGAATACGCCTGGTTCAACAATGTCGAGACCAAGCCCGGCATCGGCTATCCCAAGGACTGGGAGAACCAGTCCAAGTGGAAGGGCGGCTGGACCCGCAAGGCCGACGGCAGGATCGAGCCGCGCATCGGCTCGAAGTGGCGGGTGCTGGCGAATATCTTCGCCAACCCCGACCTGCCGGAGATCGATGACTATTACGAGCCGTTCGACTTCGACTACGAGCACCTGCAGAAGGCGCCCGAGGTCCAGGCCTTCCCGACCGCGCGGCCGCGCTCGAAGATCACCGGCGAGCGGATGGAGAAGATCGAGTGGGGCCCGAACTGGGAGGAGATCCTGTCCGGCGAGTTCGCGAAGCGGTCCAAGGACCAGAACTTCGAGGGCGTCGAGAAGGAGATCTACGGCCAGTTCGAGAACACCTTCATGATGTACCTGCCGCGCTTATGCGAGCATTGCCTGAACCCGACCTGCGTGGCGGCCTGCCCGTCGGGGGCGATCTACAAGCGCGAGGAGGACGGCGTCGTCCTGATCGACCAGGACAAGTGCCGGGGCTGGCGCATGTGCGTCTCGGGCTGCCCGTACAAGAAGATCTACTACAACTGGTCTTCGGGTAAGTCCGAGAAGTGCACGCTCTGCTACCCGCGCCTGGAAGCCGGGATGCCGACGGTCTGCTCGGAGACCTGCGTCGGCCGCATCCGCTACCTGGGCGTGGTGCTCTACGACGCCGACCGGATCGAGGCCGCCGCCGCCACGCCGGACGAGCGCGACCTCTACGAGGCGCAGCTCCAGGTCTTCCTCGACCCGAGCGATCCGCAGGTGATTGCACAAGCGCGCGCCGAGGGCATCCCGGAGGCCTGGCTGGAGGCGGCCAGGCGCTCGCCCGTCTACAAGATGGCGATGGAGTGGAAGATCGCCTTCCCGCTCCATCCCGAGTACCGCACCCTGCCGATGGTCTGGTACGTGCCGCCGCTCTCGCCGATCCAGTCGGCGGCCGAGGCCGGCAGGATCGGGGTGGACGGCGAGATGCCGGACGTGCGCAGCCTGCGCATTCCCGTGAAGTACCTCGCCAACCTCCTGACTGCAGGGGTGGAGGAGCCGGTGGTGACGGGGCTGGAGCGCATGCTGGCCATGCGCACCTACATGCGGGCCAAGACCATCGACGGCCTGATCGACGAGGGGGCCGCCAGCAGGGTCGGCCTCACCGGCGCGCAGATCGAGGAAATGTACCGCTACATGGCGATCGCGAACTACGAGGACCGGTTCGTCATCCCGACCTCGCACCGCGAGCTGAGCATCGAGGACGCCTACGACCTGCGCGGCTCCTGCGGCTTCTCGTTCGGCAATGGCTGCGCCGGCGGCGACAGCGAGACCAACCTGTTCGGCGCGCCCAGGGGCAAGAAGGCGAAAACCCCGATGGAGGTCGCCTGA